The window TAGATTCTTCAAAACCTGAAAATTTGAAGGTGGCTACCCTAAAGGCTGACTCTGTTATATGCTTACCAATCTTCCCCTTAATGAAACCTGAAAGTTTTGATAGAATTATTCGTACTATTATTGAACATTAGATGATGAAATCACAGATAAAGAACTGCTATATGCCTGTTTTTTTTTATAATGTTATGTATGAATAAAGATGATTTAACCTGATAAAATATGGACTCAAATAAAATTATTGTAATAGGAGCTGGTTTATATTCGGAGGAAATAACTGATCTGATCCAAACATCATTCACTGGCGAGATTATGGCTTTCATAGAAGGTGTTAATCGAGAAAATTGTGGTGTAAATGAAAATGGGGTACCAGTTATATGGATTGATGAGATGAATGATTTAAATTTGTCACATAAATGTATCTGTGCGATCGGCTCACCTAAGCGAAAAAATTTAATCGAGCTTGTTAAATTAAAAGGTTTTGGTTTTACTTCATTAATCCATCCGTCTGCTCAAATATTTCCTTCAGCATTTATATCGATGGGTTCAATAATTGGAGCTGGTACCGTGATTTCGACAAAAACTAAGATTGGAGAGCATGTGATCATAAACAGAGGATGCCTTATCGGTCACCATGTTTGCATTGAAAACTATGTTACTCTTTCTCCGGGAGTAAATATTGCAGGTAAAGTTACGATTAAAGAATGTGCATATATAGGGATGGGAGCTATCATACTGGATGGAATATCCATAGGAGCAAATTCTGTAATCGGTGCTGGCGCATTAGTCACAAAAGAAGTACCCGATAATGTTCAGGTGATGGGGATTCCGGCAAGAATTACCAAAATATTTTAATTTTATAAACAGTAACTTTATATTAACTATGAACCTTATTATCAACTTCACACCCACTGGAATGATTCCTACCAAGGAATTAACCCCACATGTACCAATTTCTGTCACAGAAATTATCGAAAATGTACACGAGGCTATTGAAATAGGAATCTCAATGGTTCATTTGCATGCAAGAGATGAAAAAACAGGAGAACCTACCTATAAAAAAAAGGTGTATGGAAAGATTATTGAAGGCATTAGAAAATATTCTAAAGAACTAGTCATATGCGTATCTCTAAGTGGCAGGGGAATTAAAGAATTTGTTCATCGTGCTTCTCCCCTGCAATTGGAAAACGATTTAAAACCTGATATGGGAAGTCTTACACTCAGCTCCCTGAATTTTAATAGTATGGAGAGTATGAATTCCCCAGAGATGATCAAGAAATTGGCTGAGGAAATGAAAAATAAAGGAATATTAGCTGAACTGGAGGCTTTTGATGCAGGTATGATCAATTACGCAAAATACCTGGAAAGAAAGGGTTTACTTCAACCTCCTCATTATTTTAACCTATTATTAGGTAATATTGCTTGTGCACAAGCAGATTTGCTTCATGCAGGCCTCATGGTACGTGATTTACCCAAAGGTTCGGTTTGGAGTTTTGGAGGAATTGGTGACACTCAGTTAATGATGAACTCTCTTGCTGTTGCTTCGGGTGGTGGAGTTAGAGTAGGATTGGAAGACAATATTTTTTATGATATTAAACGAACTCGTCTTGCAAAAAACAGCGAATTAATTAATCGGATTCATACCCTGGCAGAAGCCAATGAAAGAAAGATAATGCAACCATCAGAACTTAGGAAAATCTTGGGTCTGAATCCTGGATTTGGATTCTATGGAAAAGATTTTAGTCGAAGTTAATTAAAGGTAATATTGGCATCAAGTATTATCAAAGTATGACTCAGTAATATTTTAAATATTCAAATTAATATGCATAC of the Bacteroidota bacterium genome contains:
- a CDS encoding 3-keto-5-aminohexanoate cleavage protein — its product is MNLIINFTPTGMIPTKELTPHVPISVTEIIENVHEAIEIGISMVHLHARDEKTGEPTYKKKVYGKIIEGIRKYSKELVICVSLSGRGIKEFVHRASPLQLENDLKPDMGSLTLSSLNFNSMESMNSPEMIKKLAEEMKNKGILAELEAFDAGMINYAKYLERKGLLQPPHYFNLLLGNIACAQADLLHAGLMVRDLPKGSVWSFGGIGDTQLMMNSLAVASGGGVRVGLEDNIFYDIKRTRLAKNSELINRIHTLAEANERKIMQPSELRKILGLNPGFGFYGKDFSRS
- a CDS encoding acetyltransferase, which gives rise to MDSNKIIVIGAGLYSEEITDLIQTSFTGEIMAFIEGVNRENCGVNENGVPVIWIDEMNDLNLSHKCICAIGSPKRKNLIELVKLKGFGFTSLIHPSAQIFPSAFISMGSIIGAGTVISTKTKIGEHVIINRGCLIGHHVCIENYVTLSPGVNIAGKVTIKECAYIGMGAIILDGISIGANSVIGAGALVTKEVPDNVQVMGIPARITKIF